GATCAACCCTCCGTGGTGGGTTGGATGCGGGGTTTGCGAGGTGCGGTTGAGTAGAATGCGGGTAGGAGATTGATGGGATGAATGAGGCTGTAAAGGAAGTGGGGCCGATGGTTCGGGTACTGGAGACGGCGGAGTTTCACGAGGCGGTGCACGCGCTGACGCCAGAGATTGCGGTGTTCGATTGTGACGGGACGCTCTGGTCGGGGGACGCTGGGACAGGCTTTATGGCCTGGACGATTGAGCATGGGGTGATATCGAAGGAGGCTACGGATTGGCTTCTGGGGCGGTATGAGGAGTACAAGGCAGGGACAGTTTCCGAAGTGGAGATCTGCGGGGAGATGGTGCAGGTGTACCGGGGCCTGACGGAGGCGCAGGTTCGGGGGGCTGCGGCTGAGTTTTTCGCCGCAAAGATTGAGAAGAACATCTTTCCGGAGATGCTGGAATTGGTGACGGCGCTGCAGGCGAAGGGTGTCGATATCTGGGCAGTGAGTTCGACGAACGACTGGGTGGTGGAAGAGGGCGTGAAGCGGTTCGGGATACCTTCGAACCGGGTGCTTTCGGCCCGAGTGCGGATTGCGAACGGTGTGGTGACCGACGAGATTCTGGACGTGCCGACGGACGAGGGAAAGGTGGCTTCGCTCAAAGATGCGGGGATTCTGGCTCCGGATGCGGTGTTCGGGAACTCGGTGCATGATGCGGCGATGCTGGCGATCGCGCGGGGAGCGTTCCCGGTAAATCCTACTGCGGCGCTGGTGGAACGGAGCGTCGCGGAGGGTTGGGCGCTGTACTATCCGGCGTCGGTTGTGCCCTTGGTGGGCTAGACGGATGCTGGCGAGGTTGGTGCGCCTCATCCAATAGGGTAACCGGCGCGTCTAAACTGTAGGGACGTGAAAGAACCGATACGCAAGCTCGATGCTCGGGGAGATTCGGCGGTCAATAGACCTCTGCGCCTTGTGGTGGCGGCGTTGATTTTGCGTGAGGGGGGGACGGCGGTCGAGGTGCTGGTGTGCCAGCGGAAGCCGGACCAGCCGATGAGCCTGAAGTGGGAGTTTCCGGGCGGAAAGATCGAGCCGGGTGAGACGGCCGAAGAGGCGCTGGCTCGGGAGTTGCAGGAAGAGCTGGGGATTGAAGCGGTGATCGGGAAAAGGGTGTCGCGGGTACGGCACAAGTACCGGAACGGTGGGGCGATCGATTTACAGTTCTTCGTGGTGAAGGAGTTCGGCGGGGCGCTGGAGAACCGGATCTTCAACGATATGCGCTGGTCGACGCTGGAGGCGCTGCCGCAGTTCGATTTTCTGGCGGCGGACCTTGGGCTGATTCGGGACCTGTCGGAAGGCAGACTGCTCTAGGGAAGTTCGAGTGGGCGCTCTTCATGTCTGAGGATAGCTCTTGACGCCAGGCTTGGGTCCGTGGTGCTTTGGGCGGGGGTGGCTCCCAGCTTAGCGACGATGATGCTGCCGCGAATGTGGTCACCCGGCTGCTGCAGGGTTTTCGGCGAGACGGATGAGCTTGGGGGCGCATCCAAACCGGCATGGTTCTTCTTGCTTCGATGATGCTGATGATGGCCCAGGGAACTTCGCCTGAAGTTGTGGCGGGTCTTGGGACGACGCAGATTACGCACGTGCGGGTAATCGACGGGACGGGGCGCGCCCCGATCGAAAATGCTACCGTGACGCTGCGCGATGGGAAGATTGCCGGGATCGGGCCTTCGGGGAAGACGGCGGTGAAGGGCGCGAAGGTGATCGACGGGATGGGCAAGACGGTGATGCCCGGGATCATCAACGCGCATGGACACCTGGCGCTGGTGAATGGGACGAAGAACGACGCTGACTACTACACGCGGGAACACGTGCTCGACGAGTTGCGGCAGTATGAGCGGTATGGCGTGACGACGATGCTTTCGCTTGGGCTGAACCGTGACCTGGTCTACCAGATTCGGGCGGAGCAGAGGGCCGGGAAGCTGGATGGGGCGAGCGTGTTTGTGGCGGACCGTGGGATCGGGGTGCCGGATGGGATGCCGCCGATTCCGCACGAGGGAGACCAGCTTTACCAGCCGAAGACTCCGGAAGAGGCTCGGAAGGATGTGGATGAGGCGGCGGGGCGGCATACGGACTTCGTGAAGATCTGGGTAGACGACCTGTATGGGACGAAGCCGAAGATGAGTCCGTCGGTGGCGCAGGCGGTGATTGAAGAGGCGCACAAAGATGGTGTACCGGCTGCGGCGCATGTGTTTGCGCTGAGCGACGCGAAGGGGCTGGTGGGGTTCGGGGTGAATGTGCTGGCGCACTCGGTGCGGGATTCCGCGGTGGATGCGGAGTTGTTGAATGCGATGAAGACGAAGGGTGTGTTTTATCTGCCGACGCTGACGGTGGATGAGTCGTTTTTTACGTATGCGGAGCATCCGGGGTGGATGCAGTCGGAGTTCTTCAAGAATGCGCTGACGCCTGAGGCTTACACGATGCTGACGAGTGCGGAGTACGCGGACAAGGTGAAGAAGGATTCGCTAACGGCGCAGCATCGGAAGGACTTCGAGCAGGCTCGGAAGAATATGAAGGCAGCTTATGACGCGGGTGTGAAGGTGGGGTTTGGGACGGACTCGGGGGCGAGTGTTTACCGGGTGCCGGGGTTTGCCGAGCACCATGAACTGGCGATGCTGGTGGAGGCTGGACTAACGCCGATGCAGGCGATTCGAGCGGCTACGGAGACAAATGCTTCCTTGCTGGGGATTTCTAAGAAAACGGGGACACTGACAGTCGGCAAAGATGCGGATTTGATTCTGCTTGGGGGGAATCCGCTCGACGATATTCGCAATACGGAGAAGATCGTTGGGGTCTGGCATGAGGGGCGGGAGGTGGCGAACCCCGCTGGACGATAGGCATTTTGTTAGAGGCAGAGACGACGGCAGACGCAGATTCCCTTGGGGAATGAGAACGAAAGTGCAAGGGGCAGAGGCTACCCTTCGTCCTGATCGTGAGAGCGCTCAGACGAGAGCAAGGGCGGCTATGAGGCGGGCGTTGTCTTGTTCGTTGCGGACGGCGGCGCGGAAGTAGGTTGGCGGGAGGGACTCGTAGTTGGTGCAGAGGCGGAGGACGATTCCGTGTTGCTGGATGAGGTGTTCCCAGAGTTGTTCCGGGCTCTGGGTGGAGAGTTTGAGCAAGAGGTAGTTGGCTGAAGATCGGGTTGTGGGGATGTTGAGGGTTTTAAGAGCGGATTCGAGTTGGGTGCGGCGGGTTCGGTTCAGGGTGATGGTGGCTTGAGCGTAGGCTTGGTCGGCCAAGGCGGCGATGACACCCTCGGTGGCCAATGTGGTGACGGGCCATGGGGGAACGTTACGCGTGAGGGCTTTGCTTGTGTCTGGGTGGGAGACGCAGTAGGCGGCGCGAAGGCCGGGGATGCCGTGGAACTTGGTTACCGAGCGGAAGACGACGAGGTTGGGGTGCGTGTGGGTCTCGGGGATGAGAGATTTCGTGGGGGTGTAGTCCATGAAGGCTTCGTCTATGAGGAGGCGTATGTTGTTGGCGGTGGCTTCGTGGAGGAGATCGAGCATGGTGCTGCCTGGGGTGAGGACGCCCGTGGGGTTTTGCGGGTTGGCCAGGAGGATGGTGTCGTGGTGGCCCGCGATGGCTCGGGCGATGAGGGTGGGTGGGTCAGTTGAGTCATAGGCGAAGTTGACTTCCGGGCTTAGGGCGTAGGGCTCGATGTGGATGTGGTTGCGTTCGAGGGTGTGGCGGTACTCGTTGAAGGCGGGGACGGGTAGGAGGCAGCGCTTGACGTTCAGGGTGCGGATGGCGGCTTCGAGGAGGGGGACGAAGCCGTTGGCTACGGCGATGGCGTTGGCTGGGGTGTTGGCGTAGGTGGCGATGGAGGTGCGGAGGGCGGTGGATTCCAGGTCGGGATAGGCGGTTAGGGTGGTGGGGTTGGTGAGAGCGTGGCGGATCGCCTCGACTACACCGGGTGGGGGGCCTTCGGGGTTGATGTTGGCGCTGAAGTCTACTAGACGCTCGATGGGGATGTTGAAACGGGTGGCGATGTGGGGGAGTTGGCCGCCGTGGATTGGGGCTATCATCGGCGGTTCCGGCGGGGGATGAGGCAGAAGATGGTGAGGGCTATGAGGGTGGCCGTGGTGACGATCGTGATGGCCTGGTGGACTTTCGCGGGGTTGGCGGGTGGGTAGTATGCACCCATGATCGGGGTCTCGATAAGGTCGCCGGCGTAGGTGTTTGAGCCTCCGAGTTGGACTTCGAGGGCTCCGGACATGGCGCTCTCGGGGTGGCCGGCGTTTGGGCTTTTGTGGTTGCGGGCGTCGGTGCGCCATGTGGCTAGGGAGGCGCGCGGGTTGCCGGAGGCGGCGGCTATGGCGAGGGCGGTGAGGCGGGCGGGGATGAGGTTGGCTACGTCGTCGAGGCGGGCGGCGGCCTTACCGAAGTAGAGGTAACGGGCGTCGGCGTGGCCGATCATGGAGTCGAGGGTGTTGATCGCTTTGTAGGCCATGGCGGCGGGGACTCCGCCGAGGGCGAGGTAGAACATGGGGGCGATGATGCCGTCGGAGGCACTTTCGGCTACGGTTTCGATGACCGCCCGGCTGATTTCGGTGGGGCCGAGTCGGGCGGTGTCGCGGCCTACGATGCGGGCCAAGCGGGTGCGGGCCTGCTCGATGGTTGTGGCGTCAAGGACGGCGATGGCTTCGTCGTGGAGGTTGCGGGCGGCGAGGGTGGTGGCGGCGAGGGTTACCTCGACCATCGCACCGAGGAACGGGTTGAGGCGGTAGGCGAGGCGGATGGTTGTGGCCGTGGCCGCGTAAGTGCTGAGGACGACGGCGGCGGCGAGGGTGGCTCCGGTGAGGAACTGTTCGGTGTTGGTTTGGTTCGGCGTGCGGAGCAGGCGCTCGCCCTGGTCTATTCCCTTCCCGATGATGCGGACGGGGTGAGGGAGATATTCGGGGTCGCCGATGAGGGCGTCGAGGGCGGAGGCGGTGAGGAGGAGGGTGCGGCGGTTCATTCTGATGCGGCTCTCTTGTAGGGCAGGTTGAGCCAGCCGAAGATCGTTGGCATGTCCCAGGAGTCTTCGACGGCGGCGGCGAGGCGATTGAGGGATTCTTCGCGGCGCTGCTTCCACGGGGTGAGGGTGGTGGGTTCGGTGAGGTGGTGGAAAGCGCGGGCGGCGCGGAGGAACGTGTGTCGGAAGGCGTCGTCGTCGAAGAGGCCGTGGAGATAGGTGCCGAAGATGCGGGTGTTGGGGGAGATGCAGCCGTCTTCGTTAAGGCCGGTGAAGGTGGCGAAGGGTTGGGCGTTGGCGAAGCGGGTGGTTTCGCCTACGTGGATCTCGTAGCCCTCGATCGTTGTGTGGGGGATGGGTTGGTTGAAGAGGGTTTCCGTGGTGAGGGTGCCGGTGGTGAGGCGGGTGAGCTTCGTGGGTTGCATGGTGGTCTGGATAGGGAGGAGGGATAGCCCGGGGTGGGTGCCCTGGCGCTCTATGCCTTCGGGGTCGGCGATGGTTTCTCCAAGCATCTGCATGCCTCCGCAGATGCCTGTTATGAGGCTGGTCTGGGCGTGGGTGGTGATGATGTCAGCCAGGTTAGTTTCGCGGAGCCACTGGAGATCGTCGACGGTTTGCTTGCTGCCGGGGAGGATGATGATATCCGCTGTGCGTAGAACGTCGGGCGTTTGCGTGAAGCGCAGGGATACGGAGGGCTCAGTTGCCAGTGCATCGAAGTCGGTGAAGTTGGAGAAGGTTGGGAGGGCTACTACGGCTATACGTAAGAGGCGGTCGGGAGTGGAATCCTGCGGCCAGGGGATGCGGTCGGTTCGGTCCAGGCCGAGGCTGTCTTCTTCTTCTAATAATAGGTTTGGGAGGTGCGGGACTACGCCGATGCAGGGCTTGTTGAGGCGTTGCTCCATCATCTCGATGCCGGGCTGGAGGAGCGCTATGTCGCCTCGGAATTTGTTGATGGCGAAGGCTTGGATGCGGGCGCGTTCTTCGGCGTCGAGGAGTTCGACAGTGCCGAGTAAGGAGGCGAAGACGCCGCCCCGGTCGATGTCGCCGACGAGGATACAGTGGGCGTCGGCCATCTCGGCCATGCGCATGTTCACGATGTCGTGCTGCTTGAGGTTGATCTCGGCGGGGGAGCCTGCGCCTTCGAGGATGATGACTTCGTGCTCGCGGGCGAGGGTTTCCCAGGACTCGCGGACGATGGGCATGAGCTCTTCGACGCGGCGCTGGTGGTAGTCGCGGGCGGTAACGCGGCCCCAGATCTTGCCGCGCACGACGACCTGCGAGGACATGTCGCCTGTGGGCTTGATGAGGATGGGGTTCATCTCGACGCGGGCGGGGATTCCGGCGGCTTCGGCTTGCAGGGCCTGGGCGCGGCCGATCTCGAGGCCATCGGGCGTGGCGGCGGAGTTGAGGCTCATGTTCTGGGACTTGAACGGGGCTACGCTTATTCCGTGCTGGTGGAAGATGCGGCAGAGAGCGGTGACGAGGAGGCTCTTGCCGACGTGGGAGCTTGTGCCGAGGATCATGATGGATTTGGCGCTCACTCCTCAGGGACTCCGAAGTGGTCGAAGTGGAGGCAGTCGTCGAGGGGCGTGCGCTGCTCCCAGCCCTGGCGCTCGAGGTCGGGTTCGGTGGCGAAGGTGTCGACGTAACCGAGGCAGAGGTAGGCGACGATGGTGAGGTGCTCCGGAATGCGTAGTACGTTGCGCAGGTTACGTGGATCGAGAATGCTAACCCAGCCTGCGCCAATCCCTTCGGCGCGGGCGGCGAGCCAGAGATTCTGGATGGCGCAGACGGTGGAGTAGACGGCGGTCTCGGGCATGGTGCGGCGGCCGAGGCCGTGGCCCTGGGGGCTGTCGCAGT
This genomic window from Granulicella sibirica contains:
- a CDS encoding pyridoxal phosphate-dependent aminotransferase, translated to MIAPIHGGQLPHIATRFNIPIERLVDFSANINPEGPPPGVVEAIRHALTNPTTLTAYPDLESTALRTSIATYANTPANAIAVANGFVPLLEAAIRTLNVKRCLLPVPAFNEYRHTLERNHIHIEPYALSPEVNFAYDSTDPPTLIARAIAGHHDTILLANPQNPTGVLTPGSTMLDLLHEATANNIRLLIDEAFMDYTPTKSLIPETHTHPNLVVFRSVTKFHGIPGLRAAYCVSHPDTSKALTRNVPPWPVTTLATEGVIAALADQAYAQATITLNRTRRTQLESALKTLNIPTTRSSANYLLLKLSTQSPEQLWEHLIQQHGIVLRLCTNYESLPPTYFRAAVRNEQDNARLIAALALV
- a CDS encoding (deoxy)nucleoside triphosphate pyrophosphohydrolase; the protein is MKEPIRKLDARGDSAVNRPLRLVVAALILREGGTAVEVLVCQRKPDQPMSLKWEFPGGKIEPGETAEEALARELQEELGIEAVIGKRVSRVRHKYRNGGAIDLQFFVVKEFGGALENRIFNDMRWSTLEALPQFDFLAADLGLIRDLSEGRLL
- a CDS encoding cobyric acid synthase, whose product is MSAKSIMILGTSSHVGKSLLVTALCRIFHQHGISVAPFKSQNMSLNSAATPDGLEIGRAQALQAEAAGIPARVEMNPILIKPTGDMSSQVVVRGKIWGRVTARDYHQRRVEELMPIVRESWETLAREHEVIILEGAGSPAEINLKQHDIVNMRMAEMADAHCILVGDIDRGGVFASLLGTVELLDAEERARIQAFAINKFRGDIALLQPGIEMMEQRLNKPCIGVVPHLPNLLLEEEDSLGLDRTDRIPWPQDSTPDRLLRIAVVALPTFSNFTDFDALATEPSVSLRFTQTPDVLRTADIIILPGSKQTVDDLQWLRETNLADIITTHAQTSLITGICGGMQMLGETIADPEGIERQGTHPGLSLLPIQTTMQPTKLTRLTTGTLTTETLFNQPIPHTTIEGYEIHVGETTRFANAQPFATFTGLNEDGCISPNTRIFGTYLHGLFDDDAFRHTFLRAARAFHHLTEPTTLTPWKQRREESLNRLAAAVEDSWDMPTIFGWLNLPYKRAASE
- a CDS encoding HAD family hydrolase, encoding MNEAVKEVGPMVRVLETAEFHEAVHALTPEIAVFDCDGTLWSGDAGTGFMAWTIEHGVISKEATDWLLGRYEEYKAGTVSEVEICGEMVQVYRGLTEAQVRGAAAEFFAAKIEKNIFPEMLELVTALQAKGVDIWAVSSTNDWVVEEGVKRFGIPSNRVLSARVRIANGVVTDEILDVPTDEGKVASLKDAGILAPDAVFGNSVHDAAMLAIARGAFPVNPTAALVERSVAEGWALYYPASVVPLVG
- the cbiB gene encoding adenosylcobinamide-phosphate synthase CbiB, giving the protein MNRRTLLLTASALDALIGDPEYLPHPVRIIGKGIDQGERLLRTPNQTNTEQFLTGATLAAAVVLSTYAATATTIRLAYRLNPFLGAMVEVTLAATTLAARNLHDEAIAVLDATTIEQARTRLARIVGRDTARLGPTEISRAVIETVAESASDGIIAPMFYLALGGVPAAMAYKAINTLDSMIGHADARYLYFGKAAARLDDVANLIPARLTALAIAAASGNPRASLATWRTDARNHKSPNAGHPESAMSGALEVQLGGSNTYAGDLIETPIMGAYYPPANPAKVHQAITIVTTATLIALTIFCLIPRRNRR
- a CDS encoding amidohydrolase family protein, giving the protein MVLLASMMLMMAQGTSPEVVAGLGTTQITHVRVIDGTGRAPIENATVTLRDGKIAGIGPSGKTAVKGAKVIDGMGKTVMPGIINAHGHLALVNGTKNDADYYTREHVLDELRQYERYGVTTMLSLGLNRDLVYQIRAEQRAGKLDGASVFVADRGIGVPDGMPPIPHEGDQLYQPKTPEEARKDVDEAAGRHTDFVKIWVDDLYGTKPKMSPSVAQAVIEEAHKDGVPAAAHVFALSDAKGLVGFGVNVLAHSVRDSAVDAELLNAMKTKGVFYLPTLTVDESFFTYAEHPGWMQSEFFKNALTPEAYTMLTSAEYADKVKKDSLTAQHRKDFEQARKNMKAAYDAGVKVGFGTDSGASVYRVPGFAEHHELAMLVEAGLTPMQAIRAATETNASLLGISKKTGTLTVGKDADLILLGGNPLDDIRNTEKIVGVWHEGREVANPAGR